The Egibacteraceae bacterium genome contains the following window.
GGGCCGTCGCCGAGGAGGTCCGAGGGTCCCCTCACCTCCGCGCCCGTCTGGCGCGCATCTCCAACCTCTACGGTGCGCAGCCATGGCAGCACGCACCGAAGGGTCTCGTCGGCCACCTCGTAGGCAACGCGCTGAAGCGGGTCCCGACGCCCATCTACGTGCCCCTCGACACCCAACGCGACTACATCCACGTCGACCACGCGGCAGGCATGATGCTGGCGGACGCGTGGTGCTCGTTCGACCGGCGAGCGGGGTCCGTCGGGGTCGACCTCGTGGCCAGCGGCCAGTCCCACACCATCGCGGCGGTGACGGCGACGCTGAGCCACGTTCTGCAGCGCCGGGTCGCGCTCATCGTCGGCTACTCCGCGCTGGCCGCGCGCCAGCCCCGGATACTCGCCTTTCGCAGCGCCTGCCGGGATCTCGCCGCGCTGAACCCCACGTCGCTGCCGGACGGGATCCGGCGGGTGGTCAACGGGCAGCTGGCCGGGACCGCTCGGGCGTGACCCGCCGCCTGCGCGCCCGCTCAGCGAGGAAGCCGACGGCGGTGGCGGCCTGCGACAACGCGAGGAGGGCCGCCACCGGCGCCGGGTGCCGCACGTCGGGGTCGGCGAAGGGCGCGCGGAGCACGCCGAGGTAGAAGCCGACCGGCTCGAGCTGGGTGAACGGCCCGCGTCCGGGGGCTCGCTGCCCGTGGAACCGCGCCGCCCCGCGGCCGTACGCGGTGTGCTGGCGGACGAACCCGCGCAGGTCCAGGTGGTGCGCGTGGTCGACGACCGCGTCGGCGACAAAGACCATCTCGCGGCCCTGCCCGGACCACCGCAGGCAGAACTCCCGGTCCTCGCCGGCGGCGTCGGGGTAGGAGGCGTCGAAGCCGCCGGCCTCCCGGAAGGCGTCGCGGGGGACCGCGATGTTGTTGGTCGCGAAGAACCGGCCCGCGCCCGTCGGTGCCCGGTAGAGGTAGCTGACGAGCGCCTGGCTCGCGGTCGCGTAGGGGTTGACCGGCAGGGCGTTGACCGTCGCGCCGCCGAGCAGCGCACCCGGGTGGGCGCGCGCCCGCTCGGCGAGCGCCGTCACCCACCCCGGCCGCGGCCGGCAGTCGTCGTCGGTGAACGCGAGGTAGTCGCCGGACGCGAGGGCCCCGCCGGCGTTGCGGGCGGCGGCCGGACCGGCGTTGCCCTGGCGGTGCACGGTGAGGGCGAGCCCCGCCGCAGCGGCACGCGCGGCGGGTGCGAGAGGCTCGGGACTGCCGTCGTCGACGACGATCACCTCGAGGTCGCGGTGGTCCTGCAGCGCGAGGGCGCGCATGCAGGCGACCAGCGCGCCGGGGCGGCGGTAGGCCGGCACGACGACGGAGAACGACGGCTGCCCCACTGGCGTCACACGCGGCGCGTGAGCACGACCCAGACGGTGCGGGCGAGGATCTCCAGGTCGAGCACCGGTGACCAGTTCACGAGGTACTGCAGATCGTGGCCGAGCTTGAACTCCGGGTCCGTGTGGTAGCGACCGTGGATCTGGGCGAGTCCGGTGATGCCGGGAGGGATCTCATGGCGACGCGAGTAGCCGGGGATGAGCTGCTCGTACTGGGCGGTGAGCTCGGGACGCTCCGGGCGGGGTCCGACGACCGACATCTCGCCGCGCAGGACGTTCCACAGCTGCGGCAGCTCGTCGAGGCGGGTGGCGCGCAGCCACCGGCAGGCCGGCACGACGCGGACGTCGCGGTCGCCGGCGAGCACCGGTCCGAGGCCGTCCTCGGCGTGGGGGTACATGGTGCGCAGCTTCACGAGCGCGAACACCCGCCCCTCGCGCCCGACGCGGTTCTGGCGGAAGAGCACGGGGGGGCCCGCCACGATCCGCACGTACGCGGCGAGCGCGGCGAGCGCGGGCAGCGTGACGGGCAGGGCGGCCACCACCCCGACGAGCTCCAGCACCCGCTTGAAGCGGGCCCGGGAAACCGGCAGGGTGTGGGTGCCGAGGGCGACGAACGGCATGCCGGCGATCTCGCGCACACCCCGCAGGCCGA
Protein-coding sequences here:
- a CDS encoding NAD(P)-dependent oxidoreductase; translation: MTLVSVVGAGGLLGRALSEAAARRGAGLVRFTGLDWRAPRLAAAAIAEGSRGALSAGPPPRWTVVWCAGIGGVGADEHGLDVETDLLRRTVHAVRALADGHAIPTVFSFASSAGAVWSGSRVATLSEGSPPAPWHDYGRAKLAQERAVAEEVRGSPHLRARLARISNLYGAQPWQHAPKGLVGHLVGNALKRVPTPIYVPLDTQRDYIHVDHAAGMMLADAWCSFDRRAGSVGVDLVASGQSHTIAAVTATLSHVLQRRVALIVGYSALAARQPRILAFRSACRDLAALNPTSLPDGIRRVVNGQLAGTARA
- a CDS encoding glycosyltransferase, producing the protein MTPVGQPSFSVVVPAYRRPGALVACMRALALQDHRDLEVIVVDDGSPEPLAPAARAAAAGLALTVHRQGNAGPAAARNAGGALASGDYLAFTDDDCRPRPGWVTALAERARAHPGALLGGATVNALPVNPYATASQALVSYLYRAPTGAGRFFATNNIAVPRDAFREAGGFDASYPDAAGEDREFCLRWSGQGREMVFVADAVVDHAHHLDLRGFVRQHTAYGRGAARFHGQRAPGRGPFTQLEPVGFYLGVLRAPFADPDVRHPAPVAALLALSQAATAVGFLAERARRRRVTPERSRPAAR